One Sinobacterium caligoides genomic window carries:
- a CDS encoding YrbL family protein — MISIDKSCFIGAGLHRHVYVHPDNPDYCIKIVVKGDDSESKREQSYYRHLQHRDISWKMLPRFIGNEETDLGNGAIFELVRDADSNISHTLEYYLNSPELTAANATGIVHALRELEEYLLSNRVITMTLKPKNIMYQRISSNSGCLVIIDNIGNSDLLPLANYCRPIAKMKIARKWQRFIQSMRTEYADSRPLQECLDRL, encoded by the coding sequence ATGATAAGCATAGATAAAAGCTGCTTTATAGGTGCAGGGCTGCATCGACATGTCTACGTTCACCCCGACAACCCAGATTACTGCATAAAAATTGTAGTAAAAGGGGATGATAGCGAGTCTAAGCGTGAACAGTCTTATTATCGACATTTACAACATCGTGACATCAGCTGGAAGATGTTGCCACGCTTTATTGGTAATGAAGAAACAGACCTAGGTAATGGCGCAATCTTTGAGTTAGTTCGAGATGCGGACAGTAACATATCCCACACGCTGGAATATTATCTTAATTCACCTGAGTTAACTGCAGCAAACGCAACAGGTATTGTTCACGCATTGAGAGAGCTTGAGGAATACTTACTGTCTAATCGTGTAATTACAATGACGCTTAAGCCTAAAAATATCATGTACCAGCGGATCAGCAGTAACTCTGGTTGCCTCGTCATCATTGATAATATTGGCAACTCAGACTTATTGCCACTGGCTAATTATTGTAGGCCTATTGCAAAAATGAAGATTGCTAGAAAGTGGCAACGCTTTATTCAAAGTATGCGTACAGAATATGCTGACTCTCGACCACTGCAAGAGTGTCTCGACAGGTTATAG
- a CDS encoding periplasmic thioredoxin of cytochrome c-type biogenesis, producing MRHETMQESLPAYQKDLAVILEHIDRRDSFVLNIVADWCTDCTERQAPLMAGFVERLNDESILTVQLLAQHEKNEYLSPEHCSFVAKLGGHGFPRTVAFINGIADSESYVEVVEEHTMKKLADKFIQKLRAN from the coding sequence ATGAGACACGAAACGATGCAAGAGTCCCTCCCCGCTTACCAAAAAGACTTGGCTGTAATACTAGAGCATATTGATCGTAGGGATAGCTTTGTTCTCAACATTGTAGCCGACTGGTGCACTGACTGTACTGAAAGGCAGGCCCCTCTTATGGCGGGTTTTGTCGAGCGACTCAATGATGAGTCTATCTTAACAGTACAGCTACTCGCACAACACGAGAAGAATGAGTACCTTTCACCAGAACACTGTAGCTTTGTTGCCAAGTTAGGCGGTCATGGCTTTCCACGTACAGTTGCTTTTATCAACGGTATCGCTGATAGCGAGTCCTATGTCGAGGTAGTTGAGGAACATACTATGAAGAAACTAGCTGATAAATTCATACAGAAACTAAGGGCAAATTAA
- a CDS encoding amino acid ABC transporter substrate-binding protein, producing MRQLFKAITVLIVTIGLSACSQESPDGATKGNQITVGMSGTYFPFTFSKNDQLQGFEVDVWKAIGMHLGREVDFVTTNFSGLFGMLEAGKIDTISNQITVTDKRKEQFYFATPYVYDGAQLVVHKDNSEINSTDDLCGKKVAVNFGSNFADMLRKLDNSNCINIVTYDVGIEQDVVLGRSDAFVMDRTSAVALIEESGLPLKLAGNPFQVLTNSFPFVKDATGLALRDEVNGAISALRADGTLTTISNKWFHEDITQAVKK from the coding sequence ATGCGACAGCTTTTCAAAGCGATAACTGTTTTGATTGTCACTATTGGTTTGTCGGCATGCTCACAGGAGTCTCCTGATGGGGCTACTAAAGGCAACCAAATTACTGTCGGCATGTCAGGTACCTATTTTCCCTTTACATTCAGTAAGAATGATCAGCTCCAAGGTTTCGAGGTGGATGTTTGGAAGGCTATTGGTATGCATCTAGGGCGTGAGGTTGACTTCGTTACTACGAATTTCTCTGGACTATTTGGCATGCTTGAAGCAGGGAAAATCGACACTATCTCTAATCAAATTACGGTAACGGATAAGCGCAAGGAGCAATTCTATTTTGCCACACCTTATGTTTATGACGGGGCACAATTGGTCGTCCACAAAGACAATAGCGAGATAAACAGCACCGATGACCTTTGTGGTAAGAAAGTAGCCGTTAATTTCGGCTCTAACTTTGCAGATATGCTTCGAAAATTAGACAACAGCAACTGTATAAATATTGTGACTTATGACGTCGGTATAGAGCAAGATGTTGTACTCGGTCGATCGGATGCCTTTGTAATGGACCGTACCTCAGCAGTGGCGCTTATCGAAGAGTCGGGGCTACCACTAAAACTTGCAGGCAACCCTTTTCAGGTACTAACTAACTCATTCCCTTTTGTTAAAGATGCTACTGGCCTAGCACTGCGTGACGAAGTTAATGGCGCCATTTCAGCACTTCGGGCTGATGGCACATTAACTACAATCTCAAACAAATGGTTTCACGAAGATATCACTCAGGCAGTAAAAAAATAG
- a CDS encoding amino acid ABC transporter permease gives MQFDVSYMLELFPTVAKYLHVTLSMAAIATLAALTIGLAVALVKVFKVRGLSPLCDLYLSFFRGTPLLVQMFLLYYGLPQLLPVLKGLDAFTAAIIALSLHFAAYMAESMRGAIISVDENQMEAALSIGMSQGQAMRRIVLPQATRGAIPALMNNTIDLLKSTSLAFTLGVAEIMAKAQMEAASSFKFFESFLVVACIYWFLVVLMVRIQSLLENKLGEAY, from the coding sequence ATGCAATTCGATGTCAGCTATATGCTAGAGCTGTTTCCTACAGTCGCTAAGTACCTTCATGTGACGCTGAGTATGGCTGCCATTGCCACTTTAGCTGCTTTAACTATCGGTCTTGCTGTGGCGTTGGTCAAGGTGTTTAAGGTCCGCGGGCTCAGTCCGTTGTGCGACCTTTACTTGTCTTTTTTTCGTGGTACGCCTTTGTTGGTGCAGATGTTCCTGCTTTATTATGGCTTGCCGCAGTTACTGCCGGTCTTAAAGGGCCTGGATGCTTTTACGGCAGCAATTATTGCTTTAAGCCTGCACTTTGCTGCGTATATGGCGGAAAGTATGCGTGGTGCAATCATTAGCGTTGATGAAAATCAGATGGAGGCAGCGCTCAGCATTGGTATGAGCCAAGGGCAGGCGATGCGGCGTATTGTATTACCGCAAGCTACACGTGGGGCGATCCCTGCTTTAATGAACAATACGATTGACCTGTTAAAAAGTACGTCTTTAGCCTTTACCCTTGGTGTCGCTGAAATTATGGCGAAGGCTCAGATGGAAGCGGCAAGTAGCTTTAAGTTCTTCGAAAGTTTCCTCGTTGTTGCTTGTATATACTGGTTTCTTGTGGTCTTGATGGTACGAATTCAGTCATTACTTGAGAATAAACTTGGCGAGGCTTACTGA
- a CDS encoding amino acid ABC transporter ATP-binding protein, producing the protein MFSLRGISKQFGDHSVLKNIDLDIASGEIVVLVGSSGTGKSTLLRCCNLLETPDSGVIRVGDFQVDATNITRHAAMQLRRRAAFVFQNYGLFKNKRALENITEGLIVVQGMKKEAANVIGREVLDKVGLSDRADAWPSQLSGGQQQRIGIGRALAQKGDILIMDEPTSALDPELTVEVQELIKLLAKEQTTMLITTHDMAFAAQIASRIVFMADGEIIEQGSPEQMINHAKDKRAQRFFQHYC; encoded by the coding sequence GTGTTTAGTTTACGTGGTATTAGTAAGCAGTTCGGTGATCATAGCGTACTGAAGAATATCGATCTTGATATAGCCAGCGGCGAGATTGTGGTGCTGGTAGGAAGCTCAGGCACAGGTAAATCAACCTTATTAAGGTGTTGTAATCTGTTGGAGACACCAGACTCCGGCGTCATTCGTGTAGGCGATTTTCAGGTTGATGCTACGAATATTACTCGCCATGCTGCCATGCAGCTAAGAAGGCGCGCAGCCTTCGTCTTTCAGAACTACGGTTTATTTAAGAATAAGCGTGCGTTAGAAAATATCACCGAAGGACTGATTGTCGTTCAGGGTATGAAAAAAGAGGCTGCGAATGTTATTGGTAGAGAGGTGCTGGATAAAGTAGGGCTAAGCGATAGGGCAGATGCCTGGCCATCACAATTATCGGGCGGCCAACAACAACGGATTGGTATAGGAAGGGCGTTAGCTCAGAAGGGCGATATACTGATTATGGATGAACCAACTTCAGCTCTTGACCCAGAGTTAACCGTAGAAGTGCAGGAATTGATTAAGCTGCTTGCCAAAGAGCAGACGACGATGCTCATTACAACGCATGATATGGCGTTCGCGGCCCAAATCGCCAGCCGAATTGTTTTTATGGCTGACGGCGAGATTATCGAGCAAGGTAGCCCTGAGCAAATGATTAATCACGCAAAAGATAAAAGAGCACAACGATTTTTTCAGCATTATTGCTAA
- a CDS encoding PstS family phosphate ABC transporter substrate-binding protein yields MVINRATQTLLVISVVILTACTNTKPVINAEEKQASHIVLASAAGPSKLMSYLAEHYQTQYPQFSVETVETDEVPVQMLNGQVQMGIMERRWTDEEVARFQAEHGKEPIAAIVTAYAAAIYVNEDNPLSTITFNDLIAIYGADGSCEINHKTQWSEVEGYSGEDAAINAVNFPPEAPLNHYMKEHLLCNGNFAANLSNANDFDELSSAIDDDEYAIGYGRFNADSDDLKQLVIIDNEGRQIALSQSYALSGRYPLSEVFYIYLNLSDSKLNSQQIENQLNFVNFIVSDDGQELVEEQGFVALPQFIVDETRVKIHMQEPIVKGGYR; encoded by the coding sequence ATGGTGATTAATAGAGCAACCCAAACTCTGCTAGTAATATCAGTCGTAATACTAACAGCTTGCACAAACACAAAACCGGTAATAAACGCAGAAGAAAAACAGGCAAGCCATATTGTGTTAGCCTCTGCAGCGGGCCCTTCGAAATTAATGTCCTACCTCGCCGAACATTATCAAACGCAATACCCCCAATTTAGCGTAGAAACAGTTGAAACAGACGAAGTGCCAGTACAGATGCTCAACGGCCAAGTTCAAATGGGGATTATGGAGCGCCGATGGACTGACGAAGAGGTGGCACGATTTCAAGCTGAGCATGGTAAAGAACCGATTGCGGCAATCGTAACGGCTTACGCTGCTGCAATCTATGTTAACGAAGACAATCCTCTTTCAACAATTACTTTTAACGACCTCATCGCAATTTATGGCGCTGATGGTAGCTGTGAAATTAACCACAAGACGCAATGGAGCGAAGTAGAAGGCTATAGCGGTGAAGACGCCGCAATCAACGCGGTGAACTTCCCGCCAGAAGCGCCACTAAATCATTACATGAAAGAGCATCTATTATGTAATGGTAACTTTGCAGCTAACCTATCAAACGCTAATGACTTCGATGAATTAAGCTCTGCAATAGATGATGATGAATATGCCATTGGCTACGGCCGATTTAATGCCGACTCAGACGATTTAAAGCAGCTTGTCATTATCGATAATGAAGGGCGTCAAATAGCATTATCACAGTCTTATGCGCTATCTGGGCGCTACCCTCTCTCTGAAGTCTTTTATATTTACCTTAATTTATCCGACAGCAAACTAAATTCACAACAGATTGAAAACCAGCTGAATTTTGTTAATTTCATCGTTAGCGACGACGGTCAAGAGCTCGTTGAAGAGCAAGGCTTTGTCGCACTACCTCAGTTTATCGTTGACGAGACGCGTGTAAAGATCCATATGCAAGAACCAATAGTAAAGGGAGGCTATCGCTAA
- a CDS encoding OmpA family protein, which produces MDKITHTLLATSALTALVILAGCTDIPEHHVDRLQYADLRDSDNDGVVNQRDICTETPKTSDVNNVGCSQWHLVPRVADYTVAFNLDRYNIRPDQHSMVDTIVNKLKENTKTNVLLIGDTSSEGSLAYNDRLARKRAATITNALTKAGISRERITEHYFTQQLAIVKSTLKSRQRRTVALIYSDKLAPKEAWTIYTTEHQDEGGKKW; this is translated from the coding sequence ATGGATAAAATTACTCACACACTGCTGGCAACTTCTGCTCTCACAGCTCTAGTTATTCTAGCTGGTTGCACTGACATTCCGGAACATCACGTAGACCGCCTTCAATATGCCGATCTTAGAGACTCAGACAACGATGGTGTAGTTAACCAACGAGATATTTGCACCGAAACGCCAAAGACCTCGGATGTAAACAATGTAGGCTGCTCACAATGGCACTTAGTCCCACGCGTAGCCGACTACACTGTCGCCTTTAACCTTGATCGCTATAATATACGACCTGATCAGCACAGCATGGTCGATACTATCGTCAATAAACTTAAAGAAAATACCAAGACAAATGTCTTGCTTATTGGTGATACAAGCTCAGAAGGTTCACTCGCCTATAATGATCGGTTGGCACGAAAACGTGCAGCGACTATTACTAATGCGCTCACCAAAGCAGGGATAAGCAGAGAAAGAATTACGGAGCATTATTTCACTCAACAGTTAGCTATTGTGAAATCAACATTGAAGTCGAGACAGCGACGCACTGTTGCGCTTATTTACAGTGATAAGCTTGCTCCGAAAGAAGCATGGACAATTTATACAACGGAGCATCAAGATGAGGGTGGCAAAAAATGGTGA
- a CDS encoding TolC family outer membrane protein, whose amino-acid sequence MRNLILISTIYLACQQASAITLEQSVAAAIDTNPQISQQYAQFEASVRKTSSAGYSYKPQVRIDAGIGYEETYYQSGEKLNRRDDDETANPNHDLTRKEASLTISQMLFDGFDTRYNVSRLSAEAEADRLALIARAENIALEVSNLYIELIKAKATIELAEKNVKDYEDVYNDIMVRSDKGLSSQSDVAQISARLASANSSLIASKNNYYDLRAQFNTIVGLPPENLTAPIPDRNLVPNTLQEALKEARSRHPQIKSSIADLQAAQMQFNGSKSDYYPELSLELTANKNDDIGGIPGRDEDARIMLKLSYDLYDGGRRKYEAQAAGWYYEQALGIRQNTERQVVEGMKLAWNARENLILQESLLKQNVDFARQAEGGYVQQFNIGRRSLLDVLDAKIEVFFARRNYLSAYYDRLYAEYRIINAMGLLIYGLRIEYPEQWQQPEDREDG is encoded by the coding sequence ATGCGTAATCTAATCCTGATAAGTACGATTTACCTAGCTTGTCAGCAAGCTAGCGCGATTACACTTGAGCAATCTGTTGCTGCTGCAATTGATACTAACCCCCAAATTAGTCAACAGTATGCGCAGTTTGAAGCCTCCGTTCGTAAAACAAGCAGCGCAGGTTACAGCTATAAACCGCAAGTGAGAATCGATGCCGGCATAGGCTATGAGGAAACCTATTACCAGTCTGGTGAAAAACTTAATCGCCGTGACGATGATGAGACGGCTAACCCAAACCATGACCTAACCCGAAAAGAAGCAAGCCTAACGATTTCGCAAATGCTATTTGATGGCTTTGACACAAGATACAATGTCAGTCGCCTAAGCGCTGAGGCGGAAGCCGATAGATTGGCACTAATAGCAAGAGCTGAAAATATCGCGTTGGAGGTCAGTAATCTCTATATTGAGCTAATCAAGGCAAAGGCGACGATCGAGCTAGCTGAAAAAAATGTCAAAGATTATGAGGATGTTTATAACGATATTATGGTGCGCTCTGATAAGGGGTTGAGTAGCCAGTCAGATGTTGCACAAATCAGCGCACGCCTTGCCTCGGCAAACTCATCACTGATCGCGTCGAAAAATAATTATTATGACTTACGTGCCCAATTCAACACCATCGTCGGGCTACCCCCAGAAAATCTTACAGCGCCTATACCAGACAGAAACCTTGTGCCTAATACGTTACAAGAAGCATTAAAGGAAGCAAGGAGTAGACACCCACAAATTAAGTCGTCAATAGCAGATTTACAGGCCGCACAAATGCAGTTTAACGGCAGTAAAAGTGACTATTACCCTGAACTTTCACTAGAGCTGACTGCCAACAAGAACGATGATATTGGCGGCATTCCTGGGCGTGATGAAGATGCCAGAATCATGCTGAAGTTGAGTTATGACCTCTACGATGGCGGTCGACGAAAATATGAAGCACAGGCAGCAGGTTGGTATTATGAACAAGCACTTGGTATACGGCAAAATACTGAGCGCCAGGTCGTTGAAGGGATGAAGCTCGCATGGAATGCGCGTGAAAACCTTATCCTGCAGGAGTCACTACTAAAACAGAATGTTGACTTTGCACGACAAGCCGAGGGAGGTTATGTGCAGCAGTTCAATATTGGCAGGCGCAGCCTACTCGATGTACTCGATGCGAAGATAGAGGTGTTCTTCGCTCGAAGAAATTATTTATCAGCCTACTATGATCGTCTTTATGCTGAATACCGAATAATCAATGCGATGGGATTATTGATCTACGGGTTGCGCATAGAGTATCCAGAGCAATGGCAACAGCCTGAGGATCGTGAAGATGGATAA
- a CDS encoding HlyD family type I secretion periplasmic adaptor subunit yields MTTKLHWQQVKLAYHARKVVWLVTALVLCTITWAALAKLDVVVIGQGKVVPSNAVQKIQSLEGGIVRQVLVSGGELVESDQILAILDDTRFRSGFQEAEQQRITLLTKQSRLIAELKSITIGDYTPDWRDTIIVSRQPLRAVAGGEEAMAQAQASYDVRIRQQITQLQLGSERISQQEEALSENRSAIATLKQSLALNQKELSWVRDALSTGAVAEIELLKSQREDVRIRGEIQTTQLATRKLQAAKAQAIMERRNTALEFRTRVQIELDETRAQLALLKETQTAVADQLKRTTIRSPIRGTVKNITIRSLGGIIKPGDSMMEIVPIDDQLIIETKLAPKDIAFVKEGLASIVKFSAYDFVIYGGLKGIVDYISADVLKDDEGKPYYRAHILTNSNTLNGHPIIPGMQADVNILTGNKTVLSYWLKPLLRARADALREQ; encoded by the coding sequence ATGACAACAAAACTACACTGGCAGCAAGTTAAGCTTGCCTATCACGCAAGGAAAGTCGTCTGGTTAGTCACGGCGCTAGTCCTCTGCACCATTACCTGGGCCGCTCTCGCCAAGCTTGATGTGGTGGTTATCGGTCAGGGCAAAGTAGTGCCAAGCAATGCCGTACAAAAGATTCAGAGCCTTGAGGGCGGAATTGTACGACAGGTTTTAGTGAGTGGCGGCGAGCTCGTTGAAAGTGATCAAATTTTAGCAATACTCGACGACACACGTTTCAGATCAGGGTTTCAAGAAGCCGAACAGCAACGGATTACACTACTCACCAAACAATCTAGGCTTATTGCAGAGCTAAAATCTATTACAATCGGTGATTATACGCCTGATTGGCGCGACACCATTATCGTATCAAGACAACCATTGAGGGCCGTAGCGGGTGGTGAAGAAGCCATGGCGCAAGCACAAGCGAGTTATGACGTACGTATCAGGCAGCAAATTACTCAACTGCAGTTAGGTAGTGAGAGAATTAGCCAGCAAGAGGAAGCCCTCAGTGAAAATAGATCTGCTATCGCAACCTTAAAGCAGAGTTTAGCCCTCAACCAGAAGGAATTAAGCTGGGTTCGAGACGCTCTCAGTACCGGCGCAGTCGCGGAGATTGAATTGCTTAAATCACAGCGGGAAGATGTGCGTATTCGCGGTGAAATCCAAACGACACAACTGGCCACACGTAAGCTACAAGCAGCTAAAGCACAGGCAATCATGGAACGACGTAATACTGCCTTAGAGTTTAGAACGCGTGTACAAATAGAATTAGACGAGACTCGCGCCCAACTTGCCCTTTTAAAAGAGACTCAGACTGCCGTTGCTGACCAATTGAAGCGAACCACAATCCGATCCCCTATTCGCGGCACAGTAAAGAATATCACGATCCGATCACTGGGTGGCATCATCAAGCCTGGCGACTCTATGATGGAAATTGTGCCTATCGATGATCAATTGATTATTGAAACTAAGCTAGCCCCGAAGGACATTGCATTTGTAAAAGAAGGCTTAGCGTCTATTGTGAAGTTCTCAGCATATGATTTTGTCATTTACGGCGGCCTTAAGGGCATCGTCGATTATATTAGCGCAGATGTACTGAAGGATGATGAAGGTAAGCCCTACTATCGTGCCCACATTCTGACAAATAGTAACACGCTAAATGGCCACCCTATTATTCCCGGCATGCAAGCAGATGTGAATATTTTAACCGGTAATAAAACAGTACTGAGCTACTGGCTAAAACCTCTGCTAAGAGCGAGAGCTGATGCACTAAGAGAGCAATGA
- a CDS encoding type I secretion system permease/ATPase: MPSKDLLLCLQRLTEHFGYQGHSSRLLEGLPTSVEVLTLELLPRAATLARLDCREININELKRSPLPLIAPLKEQEDRALIITSVNGNNVTTESPVDDFTAKTLPLSELTKSITDTLYLLTPIQLSDARSEQLQQYKKKHWLRSAFEKSKPWYRDLILASFVVNVLALVIPLFTMNVYDRVVPNQAFASLWVLAIGAGIAVLFDWFLKQARTALTDIAGKHVDAEVSSGIFAKVMGMQLENKPESLGAFSKQVQDFDSVRDFLTSATLIAAIDLPFTLLFIIIIGWLGGPMVLVPITIILFLITLSLLLQRKMKASLDETSRLSCHRHAQLLESLSVIAEAKQNNAQGILQRRWEHATGALADWQSNTKSLTNTLSHSLASSQQLVTVMLIIYGVYRISEGLLSMGGLIAIVMLSGRTASSINQLAMLVMRYQQTKTAVESVESVMNLPQENQVSRQINRADFEGQVQLKDVSFKYPNQKASVLQHIDLEVNSGERVALMGPPGAGKSTLLALLAYQYRPSEGQIYFDGIEANQWPCDILRKKTGWVAQQPILQYGTILENMAFGLGEIEKDNLKQALIRSGVVLFIDQLENGLETNVGEGGMALSGGQRQSVGLARALLRQPSFLLLDEPTSSIDEKGEGYIIQQLKKLPNTTTTIIATHRQSILSICDRVIQLEQGKIVRDIYQPRKADISHRNRVKKVTLTPKDPV; encoded by the coding sequence ATGCCCTCCAAAGACTTGTTACTTTGCCTACAGCGCCTGACAGAGCACTTTGGCTACCAGGGGCATAGCTCGCGTCTGCTTGAAGGTTTACCAACAAGTGTGGAAGTATTAACCCTTGAGCTGCTTCCCCGCGCTGCAACCTTAGCCCGCCTTGATTGCCGTGAAATTAATATTAACGAGCTTAAGCGCTCCCCCCTTCCCCTTATTGCCCCTTTGAAAGAGCAAGAAGACCGTGCACTGATCATTACTAGCGTTAACGGTAATAACGTAACAACTGAATCGCCGGTAGATGACTTTACAGCTAAAACACTGCCTTTATCCGAGCTTACTAAGTCTATCACCGACACATTGTACTTGTTGACGCCCATTCAGCTATCAGATGCGAGATCTGAACAGTTACAGCAATATAAGAAAAAGCATTGGTTACGGAGCGCTTTCGAGAAATCAAAACCTTGGTATCGTGACCTTATCCTTGCCTCATTCGTCGTTAATGTATTGGCACTCGTCATCCCGCTATTCACGATGAATGTTTATGACAGAGTCGTACCTAACCAAGCATTCGCCTCATTATGGGTCTTAGCTATCGGTGCAGGGATAGCGGTACTATTTGATTGGTTCCTTAAACAAGCGAGAACAGCGCTGACCGATATCGCTGGAAAACATGTCGATGCAGAAGTGTCATCAGGTATTTTCGCCAAAGTAATGGGCATGCAGTTAGAGAACAAGCCTGAGTCATTGGGCGCCTTTTCTAAACAAGTGCAAGACTTTGATTCCGTTCGTGACTTCCTGACCTCGGCAACACTCATTGCAGCTATCGATCTACCGTTTACACTGTTATTTATTATTATCATTGGCTGGCTAGGCGGGCCCATGGTGCTTGTACCTATAACAATTATTCTATTTCTTATTACGCTTAGCTTGTTACTACAAAGGAAAATGAAGGCCAGCCTCGATGAAACGTCGAGACTAAGTTGTCACCGGCATGCACAACTCCTTGAAAGCTTGAGCGTGATTGCAGAGGCAAAACAAAACAATGCGCAGGGCATTTTGCAAAGGCGTTGGGAGCACGCCACAGGCGCACTGGCAGACTGGCAGAGTAACACCAAATCATTAACCAACACGCTAAGTCATAGCCTAGCCTCGAGCCAGCAGTTGGTAACCGTCATGCTGATTATCTACGGTGTCTATCGTATTTCAGAAGGTTTGTTGAGCATGGGCGGACTGATCGCCATTGTTATGCTCAGTGGTCGTACAGCGAGCTCAATTAATCAGTTAGCGATGCTGGTGATGCGTTATCAGCAGACTAAAACAGCTGTAGAAAGCGTCGAAAGTGTGATGAATTTGCCACAGGAGAACCAGGTAAGTCGGCAAATTAATCGCGCTGATTTTGAGGGACAAGTTCAGCTCAAAGATGTCAGTTTCAAGTACCCAAACCAAAAGGCAAGTGTACTTCAGCATATTGATTTAGAAGTTAATTCAGGCGAACGTGTGGCTCTGATGGGGCCGCCTGGCGCCGGAAAATCGACACTACTTGCCCTACTCGCTTACCAATACCGTCCGAGCGAGGGGCAGATCTATTTTGATGGTATCGAAGCCAACCAGTGGCCCTGCGATATTTTGCGTAAAAAGACCGGCTGGGTAGCCCAACAGCCTATTCTTCAATATGGCACTATACTTGAAAACATGGCATTTGGTTTAGGTGAAATTGAAAAGGATAACCTTAAACAGGCGTTAATTCGTTCAGGTGTCGTATTGTTTATCGATCAGTTGGAAAACGGCCTAGAAACCAATGTCGGAGAAGGCGGCATGGCGCTATCAGGAGGGCAAAGGCAGTCTGTCGGTCTAGCGCGGGCGTTATTACGTCAACCGAGCTTTCTATTGCTCGATGAGCCTACATCATCTATCGACGAGAAAGGGGAAGGCTATATTATACAACAGCTTAAAAAACTCCCCAATACAACGACGACAATCATTGCCACACATCGACAAAGTATTCTCTCTATCTGTGATCGTGTCATACAGCTTGAGCAAGGCAAGATAGTTCGCGATATCTATCAACCTAGAAAAGCGGATATTAGCCATCGTAACCGCGTCAAGAAAGTTACATTAACACCAAAAGACCCTGTATAA